The Longimicrobium sp. genome window below encodes:
- a CDS encoding serine hydrolase: protein MNRHLPLLLYAAAAATLAIPAAAQQPSPTPVAAVAPVPPAEAVRAVDEALARATAEGRFSGAVLIAKDGQPVFQRAYGMADRERRIANTLETRFNLGSMNKMMTAVAIAQLVAEGKLSFQDPVAKYIPGFPTPAAARKIRIEHLLTHTSGLGSYFNPRFFRERPATVAAILDVARQDTALAFEPGTGWRYSNTGFLLLGAIIEKVTGQDYYDYVRDHVFAPAGMTASSWPAASEPGWAREYAPARDGGGTFTADDQRRGSPAGGGVSTVGDLLRFSRALLSGRLVPAQYVQTLTTPKPELGSRSYGYGFGVTPRPLRIVGHNGGKPGVFANLDLYPEAGYTTVLLMNQGDGEVQGDYVELLREAVRRMAGVAPPAADGPSIPLPDTPAGRAAAALLETMRGGDTAAIRRFVAERMGERFQSRPWDRTLALFRRMRGDFGSGRVVAARATDGGIRVTLASPRGRFDLNLGVEPAPPHRIVDLSVEVSEDGDDAAPSAAPASPAAPAAAGPLDAAARRAVIDSIAGALVAMYPSADTGRAIGDRLRGRERDGAYASLATAEDFARAVTQDMRALNGDRHLGLVPAARVRAGRMRPDEEAERAGNYGIAESRVIGGDVGYLKLTGLSGSPNAPARLGEALRAMGPIRAMIIDLRGAPGGSGQMANAVISHFTAPNLPSLRVTNRMEGTTEVRNTLAEVPGPRRTDIPVYVLVDRGSASAAEDVPFVLQSLGRATIVGEKTAGAGRNNAMVPVGPGLVASVSYTRVADARTGREWEVVGVKPDLEVPPADALDAALRAARQRIGAPSRR from the coding sequence ATGAACCGACATCTCCCGCTCCTCCTCTACGCCGCCGCGGCCGCGACGCTGGCGATCCCCGCCGCCGCGCAGCAGCCGTCGCCCACGCCCGTCGCGGCCGTCGCCCCCGTGCCGCCCGCGGAGGCCGTGCGCGCGGTGGACGAGGCGCTCGCCCGCGCCACCGCCGAGGGCCGCTTCTCCGGCGCGGTGCTGATCGCGAAGGATGGGCAGCCCGTCTTCCAGCGCGCCTACGGGATGGCGGACCGCGAGCGGCGCATCGCCAACACGCTTGAGACGCGCTTCAACCTGGGGTCGATGAACAAGATGATGACCGCCGTCGCCATCGCCCAGCTGGTGGCGGAGGGGAAGCTCTCGTTCCAGGACCCGGTGGCGAAGTACATCCCCGGCTTCCCCACCCCCGCGGCGGCGCGGAAGATCCGCATCGAGCACCTGCTGACGCACACCTCGGGGCTCGGCAGCTACTTCAACCCGCGCTTCTTCCGCGAGCGCCCGGCCACCGTCGCGGCCATCCTCGACGTCGCCCGCCAGGACACCGCGCTCGCGTTCGAGCCGGGCACCGGGTGGCGCTACAGCAACACCGGCTTCCTGCTGCTGGGCGCGATCATCGAGAAGGTGACGGGGCAGGACTACTACGACTACGTCCGCGACCACGTCTTCGCCCCCGCGGGGATGACGGCGTCCAGCTGGCCCGCCGCGTCCGAGCCCGGCTGGGCGCGCGAGTACGCTCCCGCGCGCGACGGCGGCGGCACCTTCACGGCCGACGACCAGCGCCGCGGCAGCCCGGCCGGCGGCGGCGTCTCCACGGTGGGCGACCTGCTGCGCTTCTCGCGGGCGCTGCTGTCGGGCCGCCTCGTCCCCGCGCAGTACGTGCAGACGCTCACCACGCCGAAGCCCGAGCTGGGGAGCCGCTCCTACGGCTACGGCTTCGGCGTCACCCCGCGCCCGCTGCGCATCGTCGGCCACAACGGCGGCAAGCCGGGCGTCTTCGCCAACCTCGACCTCTACCCCGAGGCCGGCTACACCACCGTCCTGCTGATGAACCAGGGGGATGGAGAGGTGCAGGGCGATTATGTCGAGCTGCTGCGCGAGGCGGTGCGGCGGATGGCCGGCGTGGCCCCGCCGGCGGCCGACGGCCCGTCCATCCCGCTCCCCGACACCCCCGCCGGCCGCGCCGCCGCCGCGCTGCTCGAAACCATGCGCGGCGGCGACACCGCGGCGATCCGCCGCTTCGTGGCCGAGCGGATGGGCGAGCGCTTCCAGTCGCGCCCGTGGGACCGCACCCTCGCGCTCTTCCGGCGCATGCGCGGCGACTTCGGCAGCGGCCGCGTCGTGGCCGCGCGGGCGACGGACGGCGGCATCCGCGTCACCCTCGCCAGCCCGCGCGGGCGCTTCGACCTGAACCTGGGCGTCGAGCCCGCGCCGCCGCACCGCATCGTCGACCTGTCGGTGGAGGTGTCGGAAGATGGGGATGATGCCGCGCCATCCGCCGCCCCCGCGTCTCCGGCGGCGCCCGCGGCGGCGGGGCCGCTGGATGCGGCGGCGCGGCGCGCGGTGATCGACAGCATCGCCGGCGCGCTGGTGGCGATGTACCCCTCCGCCGACACCGGCCGCGCCATCGGCGACCGCCTGCGCGGCCGCGAGCGCGACGGAGCCTACGCGTCGCTCGCCACCGCCGAGGACTTCGCCCGCGCGGTCACCCAGGACATGCGCGCGCTGAACGGCGACCGGCACCTGGGCCTGGTCCCCGCCGCGCGGGTGCGCGCCGGCCGCATGCGCCCCGACGAGGAGGCGGAGCGCGCGGGCAACTACGGCATCGCCGAGTCACGGGTGATCGGGGGCGACGTGGGATACCTGAAGCTCACCGGCCTCTCCGGCTCGCCCAACGCGCCCGCGCGGCTCGGCGAGGCGCTGCGCGCGATGGGCCCCATCCGCGCGATGATCATCGACCTGCGCGGCGCGCCCGGCGGCAGCGGCCAGATGGCCAACGCGGTGATCAGCCACTTCACCGCACCCAACCTCCCGTCGCTGCGCGTCACCAACCGGATGGAGGGCACCACCGAGGTACGTAACACGCTCGCCGAAGTCCCCGGCCCGCGCCGCACCGACATCCCCGTGTACGTGCTGGTGGACCGCGGCTCGGCCTCCGCGGCCGAGGACGTGCCGTTCGTGCTCCAGAGCCTGGGCCGCGCCACCATCGTGGGTGAGAAGACGGCGGGCGCGGGGCGCAACAACGCCATGGTGCCGGTGGGCCCGGGGCTCGTCGCCTCCGTCTCCTACACCCGCGTGGCCGACGCGCGCACCGGCCGCGAGTGGGAAGTCGTAGGCGTGAAGCCCGACCTCGAGGTGCCGCCCGCCGACGCGCTCGACGCCGCCCTCCGCGCCGCCCGCCAGCGCATCGGCGCGCCTTCGAGGAGATAA
- a CDS encoding M56 family metallopeptidase — translation MPVVTFALGHWVGWAVAWLATWLLHGTLLLGAAWIASLVVRSPGARDALWKTALAGSLATATIFVATKHGVAPPAAEITRRVLVDRAHAQAPLRTALPPLPAPGPVVPPWAPEIALAVWLAGALAGLARLEAGRRRYWRAAGDRHAIADAEAADTLRRLRAAARVKRTIYLTAADGLEAPVAIGSAEICLPAAALAALTSAQRESVIAHELGHLVRRDPLWKVGMEIAAAVLWFQPLLRVARSQMAESAELLCDGFAVRVTGRRRPLVEALGVLAAAFRPRGVAAAGFGDRGSPLVRRASRVLDATRAPARPLPAILRGALAAAALAGTLAFSPGVAPPPPGDVRPAIRRLEAVGVALNAGRTDVARIAPGGFLRLDENRDGRRRELSVTRGADGRALYDYRENGAPQPFDAPARRWMTASLAARR, via the coding sequence ATGCCGGTCGTCACCTTCGCGCTGGGCCACTGGGTGGGATGGGCGGTCGCGTGGCTCGCCACCTGGCTCCTGCACGGCACCCTCCTCCTCGGCGCCGCGTGGATCGCGTCGCTCGTGGTCCGCTCGCCCGGCGCCCGCGACGCGCTGTGGAAGACCGCGCTCGCCGGCTCGCTGGCGACCGCGACGATCTTCGTCGCCACGAAGCACGGCGTCGCGCCGCCGGCGGCCGAGATCACGCGCCGCGTGCTCGTCGACCGCGCGCACGCGCAGGCACCGCTCCGGACGGCACTCCCTCCACTCCCCGCGCCCGGCCCCGTGGTGCCACCGTGGGCGCCGGAGATCGCGCTGGCGGTGTGGCTCGCGGGCGCGCTGGCCGGCCTCGCGCGGCTGGAGGCGGGCCGCCGCCGCTACTGGCGCGCCGCGGGCGACCGCCACGCCATCGCCGACGCGGAAGCCGCGGACACGCTGCGGCGGCTCCGCGCGGCGGCGCGGGTGAAGCGCACCATCTACCTCACCGCGGCGGACGGGCTCGAGGCGCCGGTGGCCATCGGGTCGGCGGAGATCTGCCTTCCCGCGGCGGCGCTGGCGGCGCTCACTTCGGCCCAGCGCGAGAGCGTCATCGCCCACGAGCTGGGCCACCTCGTGCGCCGCGACCCGCTCTGGAAGGTGGGGATGGAGATCGCCGCGGCCGTGCTCTGGTTCCAGCCGCTCCTCCGCGTCGCGCGGAGTCAGATGGCCGAATCCGCCGAGCTGCTCTGCGACGGCTTCGCGGTGCGCGTCACCGGCCGCCGCCGCCCGCTGGTCGAGGCGCTGGGCGTCCTGGCCGCCGCGTTCCGCCCCCGCGGCGTCGCCGCCGCGGGCTTCGGCGACCGCGGCTCGCCGCTGGTGCGCCGCGCGTCCCGCGTGCTGGACGCCACCCGCGCGCCCGCCCGGCCGCTCCCCGCGATCCTGCGCGGCGCGCTCGCGGCCGCCGCGCTGGCGGGGACGCTCGCCTTCTCCCCCGGCGTCGCACCACCGCCGCCGGGCGACGTCCGCCCCGCGATCCGGCGGCTCGAAGCGGTGGGCGTCGCGCTGAACGCGGGCCGCACGGACGTGGCGCGCATCGCCCCCGGCGGCTTCCTGCGCCTGGACGAGAACCGCGACGGCCGCCGCCGCGAGCTCTCCGTCACCCGCGGCGCGGACGGCCGGGCATTGTACGACTACCGCGAGAACGGCGCGCCCCAGCCCTTCGACGCGCCCGCCCGCCGCTGGATGACCGCCTCGCTCGCCGCCCGCCGATGA
- a CDS encoding BlaI/MecI/CopY family transcriptional regulator, with the protein MKELHRLTELQVQVLEVLWTRGEATVAGVHDALEPSTGLARKTIGTLLFRLEQQGVIGHREDGREYVYAARVTREQVERATVGSVLGRLFRGDVAAMVSHALRTEEVRPGDVERLKEMLERWSAEREEP; encoded by the coding sequence GTGAAAGAGCTGCATCGGCTGACGGAGCTGCAGGTCCAGGTGCTGGAGGTGCTCTGGACGCGCGGCGAGGCCACGGTGGCCGGGGTGCACGACGCGCTGGAGCCCTCCACCGGCCTGGCGCGGAAGACGATCGGCACGCTGCTCTTCCGGCTGGAGCAGCAGGGCGTCATCGGCCACCGCGAGGACGGCCGCGAGTACGTCTACGCCGCGCGGGTCACGCGCGAGCAGGTGGAACGCGCCACCGTGGGCAGCGTGCTCGGCCGCCTCTTCCGCGGCGACGTGGCCGCGATGGTGAGCCACGCCCTCCGCACCGAGGAGGTGCGGCCGGGCGACGTGGAGCGATTGAAGGAGATGCTGGAGCGCTGGTCCGCCGAACGCGAGGAGCCCTGA